A section of the Sebastes fasciatus isolate fSebFas1 chromosome 5, fSebFas1.pri, whole genome shotgun sequence genome encodes:
- the LOC141768628 gene encoding claudin-18-like isoform X2 — MAASMIQLIGFMLSALGLFLISAATAMDMWSLQDRSFTVVTNFFTYSGLWNTCVGTSYGTTQCRPYFTILGLPALLQAVRALMIVGIVLGAVGCLIAIFSLKCLKMGNMEDSIKATMTLTSGIMFLLAGICGIAGVSAFANLIVQSFRFTTFSDGGLSNYGGVGIGGLSGSLTPRYTFGPALFVGWIGGAILVVGGVLMCVACRGMTSDKQQRYDGMAYKASSHHTVYKPDTRPRQNYNDSYKAQSMDGRQSNQKFDYV, encoded by the exons ATGGCGGCCTCGATGATTCAGTTGATAGGATTCATGTTGTCCGCGCTGGGGCTGTTCTTAATATCAGCTGCGACAGCAATGGACATGTGGAGCTTGCAAGACCGATCTTTTACAGTCGTAACCAATTTTTTCACTTATTCTGGCTTGTGGAACACGTGTGTAGGGACATCCTACGGCACAACACAGTGCAGGCCTTATTTTACCATACTAGGACTGCCAG CTCTGCTCCAAGCCGTGCGGGCCCTGATGATTGTTGGTATTGTTCTCGGAGCCGTCGGCTGTCTGATCGCAATATTCTCACTGAAGTGCTTGAAAATGGGGAACATGGAGGACAGCATTAAAGCCACAATGACTCTGACATCTGGGATCATGTTTCTTCTTGCAG GCATCTGCGGCATCGCCGGGGTGTCGGCCTTTGCCAACTTGATTGTGCAAAGCTTTCGGTTCACGACATTCTCCGATGGTGGGTTAAGCAATTATGGAGGAGTGGGTATCGGCGGACTCTCAGGATCTCTGACTCCAAG GTACACGTTTGGCCCCGCTCTTTTCGTGGGCTGGATCGGCGGAGCTATCTTGGTCGTTGGAGGCGTCTTGATGTGTGTGGCCTGCCGTGGAATGACTTCAGATAAACAGCAACG GTATGATGGGATGGCCTACAAAGCCTCCTCTCACCACACTGTCTACAAGCCTGACACCAGACCCCGTCAGAACTACAATGACTCCTACAAGGCCCAGAGTATGGACGGAAGGCAGTCCAACCAGAAATTTGACTACGTGTAG
- the LOC141768628 gene encoding claudin-18-like isoform X1 codes for MAATLCQVMGFLLSLLGLAGIIAATGMDQWATEDLFDNPVTAVFSYSGLWNSCVRQSSGFTECRPYFTILGLPALLQAVRALMIVGIVLGAVGCLIAIFSLKCLKMGNMEDSIKATMTLTSGIMFLLAGICGIAGVSAFANLIVQSFRFTTFSDGGLSNYGGVGIGGLSGSLTPRYTFGPALFVGWIGGAILVVGGVLMCVACRGMTSDKQQRYDGMAYKASSHHTVYKPDTRPRQNYNDSYKAQSMDGRQSNQKFDYV; via the exons ATGGCAGCCACTCTCTGTCAGGTGATGGGCTTCCTTCTGAGCTTGTTAGGGTTGGCGGGAATAATCGCAGCGACGGGGATGGACCAGTGGGCCACCGAAGACCTCTTCGACAACCCTGTGACGGCCGTGTTCTCATACTCGGGCCTGTGGAATTCATGTGTCCGGCAGAGTTCCGGCTTCACAGAGTGCCGACCGTATTTCACCATTCTGGGACTGCCAG CTCTGCTCCAAGCCGTGCGGGCCCTGATGATTGTTGGTATTGTTCTCGGAGCCGTCGGCTGTCTGATCGCAATATTCTCACTGAAGTGCTTGAAAATGGGGAACATGGAGGACAGCATTAAAGCCACAATGACTCTGACATCTGGGATCATGTTTCTTCTTGCAG GCATCTGCGGCATCGCCGGGGTGTCGGCCTTTGCCAACTTGATTGTGCAAAGCTTTCGGTTCACGACATTCTCCGATGGTGGGTTAAGCAATTATGGAGGAGTGGGTATCGGCGGACTCTCAGGATCTCTGACTCCAAG GTACACGTTTGGCCCCGCTCTTTTCGTGGGCTGGATCGGCGGAGCTATCTTGGTCGTTGGAGGCGTCTTGATGTGTGTGGCCTGCCGTGGAATGACTTCAGATAAACAGCAACG GTATGATGGGATGGCCTACAAAGCCTCCTCTCACCACACTGTCTACAAGCCTGACACCAGACCCCGTCAGAACTACAATGACTCCTACAAGGCCCAGAGTATGGACGGAAGGCAGTCCAACCAGAAATTTGACTACGTGTAG